A stretch of the Papaver somniferum cultivar HN1 chromosome 6, ASM357369v1, whole genome shotgun sequence genome encodes the following:
- the LOC113288744 gene encoding V-type proton ATPase subunit a3-like, with amino-acid sequence MGEGGCIPSMDLFRSEPMQLVQLIIPIESAHQTVSYLGDLGLLQFKDLNSDKSPFQRTYASQIKRCGEMARKLRFFKEQMSKGGVVPSARTISRADINMDDLEIKLGELESELIEINGNSDKLQRAYSELVEYKLVLQKAGEFFYTARSSATAQQREIEARQSGEGSLDSPLLLEQEMSADHAKQVKLGFVSGLIPRDKLMAFERILFRATRGNVFIKQTTIEDPVTDPVSGEKVEKNVFVVFYSGERAKAKIMKICDAFGANRYPFTEEMGKQAQMIAEVSGRTSELKTTIDLGLMHRYNLLSSIGSQYEQWNLLVRKEKSIYHTLNMLSIDVTKKCLVAEGWSPVFATHQIQDALQRASFDSNSQVGAVFQILHTKESPPTYFRTNKFTSSFQEIVDAYGVAKYQEANPGLYTIVTFPFLFAVMFGDWGHGICLLLASLFLIIREKKYSSQKLGDIMEMTFGGRYIILMMSVFSIYTGLIYNEFFSVPFELFGPSAYACRDATCSDTTTWGLIKVRDTYPFGVDPEWHGSRSELPFLNSLKMKMSILLGVAQMNLGIIMSYTNAKFFKNSVNTWFQFIPQMIFLNSLFGYLSVLIIVKWCTGSKADLYHLMIYMFLSPTDDLGENQLFPYQRNLQLVLLGLALIAVPWMLLPKPFILKKQHEARHQGESYELLHSNDESVAVEASHDSHGHGHEEFEFSEVFVHQLIHTIEFVLGAVSNTASYLRLWALSLAHSELSTVFYEKVLMLAWGYNNIFILAIGVLVFIFATVGVLLVMETLSAFLHALRLHWVEFQNKFYEGDGYKFSPFSFALIGDEDE; translated from the exons ATGGGAGAAGGCGGATGTATTCCGTCAATGGATCTGTTTCGGTCGGAACCGATGCAATTGGTACAGCTTATTATTCCAATTGAATCCGCCCATCAAACTGTTTCTTACCTTGGTGACCTTGGACTACTTCAATTCAAAGAT CTGAATTCGGATAAAAGTCCTTTCCAGCGGACATATGCTTCCCAG ATCAAAAGATGTGGAGAGATGGCAAGGAAGCTACGATTTTTCAAGGAACAAATGTCGAAGGGTGGTGTGGTACCTTCAGCAAGGACTATATCCCGAGCTGATATTAACATGGATGACTTGGAG ATAAAACTTGGAGAACTTGAATCTGAGCTTATAGAAATCAACGGGAACAGTGACAAGTTGCAACGTGCGTATAGTGAGCTTGTTGAATATAAGCTTGTTCTGCAAAAG GCCGGTGAGTTTTTCTACACAGCCCGAAGTAGTGCTACAGCACAGCAAAGAGAAATTGAGGCCCGCCAATCTGGTGAAGGTTCCTTGGATAGCCCATTGTTGTTGGAGCAA GAAATGTCAGCAGATCATGCTAAACAAGTTAAGCTGGGGTTTGTCAGTGGCCTTATACCAAGGGATAAATTGATGGCGTTCGAAAGGATTCTATTTCGCGCTACCAGGGGTAACGTATTCATTAAGCAAACAACGATTGAAGATCCTGTTACCGATCCTGTCTCTGGGGAGAAG GTTGAGAAAAATGTCTTTGTGGTCTTCTATTCTGGAGAAAGAGCTAAGGCCAAAATCATGAAGATATGTGATGCATTTGGAGCAAACCGTTACCCATTCACTGAGGAAATGGGAAAACAAGCCCAGATGATAGCAGAG GTTTCGGGAAGAACTTCAGAGCTGAAAACTACCATTGATCTTGGGCTAATGCATCGTTACAATTTATTGTCATCCATTGGCAGTCAGTATGAGCAGTGGAATCTTTTG GTGAGGAAGGAGAAATCCATTTACCACACTCTAAACATGCTCAGCATTGACGTGACAAAGAAATGTCTCGTAGCAGAGGGATGGAGCCCTGTGTTTGCAACTCATCAG ATTCAAGATGCATTGCAGCGAGCGTCGTTTGACAGCAATTCACAAGTCGGAGCAGTATTTCAAATTTTGCATACAAAGGAATCTCCCCCTACATACTTCAGGACAAATAAATTTACTAGCTCTTTTCAAGAAATTGTCGATGCTTATGG GGTGGCTAAGTATCAAGAAGCAAACCCTGGTCTATACACTATTGTTACATTCCCCTTTCTGTTTGCGGTCATGTTTGGTGATTGGGGCCATGGAATCTGCTTGTTACTCGCATCATTATTCTTAATAATCAGAGAAAAGAAGTATTCTAGTCAG AAACTTGGAGATATCATGGAAATGACTTTTGGCGGACGCTATATTATTTTGATGATGTCGGTGTTCTCAATTTACACTGGATTGATCTATAATGAGTTTTTCTCTGTGCCATTTGAGCTTTTTGGACCTTCTGCCTATGCATGCCGGGATGCCACCTGCAG TGATACTACTACGTGGGGCTTGATCAAGGTGCGAGACACCTATCCCTTCGGCGTGGATCCAGAGTGGCATGGTTCTCGATCTGAATTGCCATTCCTGAactcattgaagatgaaaatgtctATTCTTCTTGGGGTTGCCCAAATGAATCTTGGAATTATAATGAGCTACACTAATGCCAAGTTCTTTAAGAATAGTGTGAATACTTG GTTTCAATTTATTCCTCAGATGATATTCTTAAACAGTCTGTTTGGGTACCTTTCGGTCCTTATCATTGTGAAGTGGTGCACTGGTTCCAAAGCCGATTTGTACCATCTTATGATATATATGTTCTTGAGCCCAACAGACGATCTTGGGGAGAACCAGCTATTCCCTTACCAAAGAAATCTTCAG CTTGTGTTGCTAGGGTTGGCCCTTATTGCTGTACCTTGGATGCTTTTGCCAAAACCATTTATTTTGAAGAAACAACATGAAGCG AGGCACCAGGGTGAATCCTATGAACTTCTTCACAGCAATGACGAGTCTGTCGCAGTAGAGGCAAGTCATGATTCCCATGGTCATGGCCATGAGGAATTTGAATTCAGTGAAGTATTTGTTCACCAGCTCATCCATACTATAGAATTTGTGCTCGGGGCAGTTTCAAATACTGCTTCATATCTTCGATTATGGGCTCTCAG TCTTGCACATTCGGAGTTGTCAACTGTTTTCTATGAGAAGGTTTTAATGCTTGCATGGGG GTACAACAATATTTTTATTCTTGCCATCGGTGTCCTTGTATTTATATTTGCAACTGTCGGAGTTTTGCTTGTCATGGAAACATTGAGTGCTTTCCTGCACGCTTTACGTCTTCATTGGGTTGAGTTCCAGAACAAGTTTTATGAGGGAGATGGTTACAAGTTCAGCCCATTTTCATTTGCATTGATTGGTGATGAAGACGAATGA